A genomic segment from Gouania willdenowi unplaced genomic scaffold, fGouWil2.1 scaffold_333_arrow_ctg1, whole genome shotgun sequence encodes:
- the LOC114459666 gene encoding stonustoxin subunit beta-like, with translation MVTRVKREELYPDHQDRFDHYYQVLCSTGLTGHCYWEVERNGFVSIAVSYRGISRKGNSDDCLFGFNNQSWSLRCNRGFYDFIHNNKVTRTSCPCGSSGRVGVYVDCPDGRLSFYEVSSDSLTLIHTVCTSFTDTLYPGFWIWSDDSSVSLSPL, from the coding sequence atGGTGACACGTGTGAAGAGGGAGGAGCTTTATCCTGATcatcaggacagatttgatCACTACTATCAGGTTCTGTGTagtactggtctgactggtcactgttactgggaggtggagaggaATGGATTTGTTTCTAtagcagtgagttacagaggaatCAGTAGGAAAGGAAACAGTGATGATTGTTTGTTTGGATTTAATAATCAGTCCTGGAGTCTGAGATGTAACAGAGGTTTTTACGACTTCATTCACAATAACAAAGTCACACGTACCTCCTGTCCCTGTGGTTCCTCTGGTAGAGTAGGAGTGTATGTGGACTGTCCTGATGGACGTCTGTCCTTCTAtgaagtctcctctgactctctgacactcatccacaccgtctgtacctccttcactgacactctgtatCCTGGGTTTTGGATTTGGTCCGATGATTCctcagtgtctctgagtcctctgtga